Genomic window (Lycium barbarum isolate Lr01 chromosome 2, ASM1917538v2, whole genome shotgun sequence):
GGTTCACCAGAGCTAGAAGCTTCTCGCCGAAGCAGCGAAGAAGACGCAAGTCAGGGAAATTGATAATGCTGAGAAGATAAGGCAAAGGAACATCACATGTTCTATTACTAATACACGGAATTCATGGAGGATGTGCCCATTGTTTTGTAGGTTCAAAGCCGCATTGTAGGAAAACGGGAGAGAAAGGCGAGAGGGGTGagagaaaatggaggaaaatgagagGAGATTGTGGGAGAATTGAGAGAAAATAGtttttaatatttaatacaaCATAATATTAGTGTACTAGTTATCTTGTGtaattgacatacatgattttgcTATGAGATGTAAATTAAGCAAAGTATAACTATTAAATATAAATAAGTCTTAATGTTCTCTATACCATGTAGATTTTCCTATTCAATATGTGTATTAGGGCCCGACTAACTCAGATTCACGTTTGATAAGGCCCGTTAAGGAGGAAGACCTCtatctttttaaatttttatctATATCCACAGCTCGAATTCGAGACCTTTAATTAAGAATCGAAGTGCTACTCATTCCACAACAATTTCTTTTTTTGAGcaagtacaatttttttttttatctcataaACGTTTAAATCGTGcagtaaatttatttatttatcattaAATTGTGCAAGCACTAAATAATAGGTGTAGTAACAAAACCTAATAAAAAGAAAACAATCCCTAACCCCAAACCCAATCGTTGttttttttgtcttttccttGTGCTTTCTTGAAGCAAACCAGCGTTAAACCCTCAAAAAGTAACCAACAACACTCAATACTCTTCACATAAGGCATTAAGAACCACTATTCATACAGTGAGATTGAAATATGGCAGAGCCTAATACATCATTAGCAACCAGTGAAAGAATAAGCAGGTAAATTCTCTTTTTTGGTATTTTTAGGGTTCTAATTATTATCATGGAGCACATaatgttgatttttttttcttttttgaatgtGAATGAATATACAGGCAAGCTCCTCAGTTAGTTACTGTATTAAAGGAGATGAAACAAGGATTGGATACTGTTAGTTCAAAAATCCAAGCTTTAACTGCAAAggtctgtcttttttttttttttttttttgaattctatGATTGTTTATGGATATATTTagagaccccactttgtgggatttcactggatatgttgATTGTTTATGGATATAGTTGATTAAATGTTGATAGTCGATAATTCAGCTATAAATAACAATTTATAGAGTTCAAAAAAAGCATGTAAGGATTAAAGGCTGTGTTTTTGGATACAGTGAGTTTAAAATTGCAAGCATTAACTGCAaagttcagttttttttttctttttttgaaaaaaagtctATGATTGTTCATGGATATAGTTGATTAAATATTGATACTCGATAATTCAGCGGAAAATAacaatttatagagttaaaaaagaagaagaagtaagGATACAGGCTTGTTTTTGGGATGTGGTGAAACCatgtgaaattaaaaaaaaaaaaatgttgattcTTTCCCATTAATTTAAGTGTCGGCTAACGGAGTTATCCAATACATGTGTTGGTGGGAGGTAGAAGATACCAAGCCGCTCATGCTTATTTTGTCCGATTGAATCATCATAGTTCAAGGTCGAGATAGTGTTGCTCAACCAATTAATGTGGCTTGTGAGGTAACAACAATTATTAGGAAATAATCGAGTTAGGGCGGTAGCTATGAGTGCCAAAGACACTCTAGCGAGAGAAATGGAAGTGATTGGCACAGGAGGTGCTAGCAAGTTGGCCCGACACCATCattagcaaaaaaaaattaatctatATGGGTTACCAAATAGTCATGTTTAATTAGTTATTGCCACTACGTTTGCATTCGTTTAGCAGATGgtaagttttattgatgaaaccAGCACGAAATCGGTTCTGTAAGATTACATCCAAAAAGGAAGAAACCAAAACGTAGCTCCCTTCTAATTGTGCAAAGAAACCAATAAAGTCTACCAAGGTTTCAACATCATTTACTAGCTCTAAATTACACCAAAAAATAATCTGTAGTAGACAATCAACTTTTATCTTAAAAATCCGTCGTCTTCAAAACACCTTCTTAGTATTATCTTCAAAATCAGCTGATACATTTACATTTGGGTTAGTGTTTATCTAGATTCTTCTTATTCTTGCTATAAAGACTTATATATCGTTAGGAAAAGTGTGAAATTTTAGAGAACTTCTTGTTAGTTTACCTTATTATTTGATTCAAATGTACTTCTAAATCATGGAATGGATGCAGAGGATTCATTGAGTCGACTATAACTAGTTTAGGATCAAGGCACAGTTGATTGAttgatcacttttttttttttttttatgacaattGATtgatcactttcttctatcaatATCTTTAACTTTTTGTCCAACTtataaaagaaagaagagaaaccATAACTTATGTTtcctggctataatcaccccagATCACCACTCCAATGCCACCGGCCCATCACCTCAATTTTTCTCTTTTTAAGAAATGTAGGAGGTTAAACTTTACCTTATGTGCAATCAAACATTGAGAAACATTTAGTAAATGATTTCATTTGGTAATACATTTTCGAAACAATTGTCTTTTGGATGCCTGTTATCCAATCTTCTCCCGTTTAAGCAATTATATTTGAACTGTATTTGTTGGATGTTTTAACTATATGTGTTTGCCACATGATAGATGTTAGCACCACTAATACATGATCTTCCCAGCTAGTGTCCATGTTGGCTTTATGTTACTTTTTGTTGATGTCTAATCATCCCAAGCTGCCAGTATCAGTAAGTCCAAGTCTATGCTATATTGCAAACACACTCCTGTAACTAGGCCACAGATAATTGTGAATTGCTGGATCCATTTCAGTAGCTTGTGCCCTGGATTTATTACATGTTCTGTGTGTAggaaagaataaaaatgaaactaCATCGACTTGATATGCCTGTTTCTTCTATCAAATCCCCATGTAATTTCTCTGCAGGTGAAAGCAGATCACTTTCCAACAGCAGATGGAATAAGTTACCTCGAAACGAAGCATCTCCTACTTCTGAATTATTGCCAATCACTTGTCTATTATTTGCTCCGCAAGGCAAAAGGACTCTCAATTGAAGGGCATCCAGTTGTTCGGAGTCTGGTGGAGATAAGATTGTTTTTGGAGAAGGTATGTTGAAGCTCTTAGTGCACTTGGGTAATCCTGTCTCTCCAGCCCCTCTTGGGTACTTTTCTTCCCTTAGTTGCAGTGTCCTTACCATCATGCTCTGTGCAGATTCGTCCCATTGACAAGAAACTACAGTATCAAATTCAGAAGCTCACAAGAGATACTGACACTGCTTCTGAGAAGTCAGTTATAAGTGAGAAGGGAACAGATACTCAGAAGGAGGACCTATTGAAGTATCGTCCAAAACCTGATATGCTTGTTGGTAAAAGGCCCCCCGCAGAGGTGGGTGATTGGTACTTGACAATGAAAATGACCACTTTAGTTCCTTTCTCTTCCTGTTTAAAGAGTTGGCTCGATCTTTAGCAATTTAAAAAGTTGAAGTTATGATTTAACTCGCTCAATCTCCCATATGATTTCCTAAAGTAAAGAGATGGTTGAAAATGTTTTCGTCTTGAGCTACAGGATAATGTATATAGACCCCCCAAATTTGCACCTGCTATTATCGCCGAGGAAAAGATGTCGAAGCAGGAGAGAAATTCTTTGAGGAGGGAGAAAGAGAAAATGCGAAATGCTGAACAAAGCCCCTATATGAGAGATTTGTTGAATGATCTTGAAGGAAAACCCGAAGAGGTAATTCACTATCTGACTATTAATACTAACATATTTCAATGAGCTCTCCTGTATTTGACTATTGCTTACGGTGAAAAATACAGGTAAGAGAAGCTGTTGGAACTGAAAGTAGAGAACTCACAAGGTACATGGGTCAAATGGAAGAACGTGCACGAATAGAAGAGGATGAGTTTACTCGTGCCCCGCTTACAAAATTggagaaaaagaaaatgaaacaTCTGAAGAAGTCAAGAAATGGGTAAGTTCATTAGAAACTGTGAGGTCGGTCTTACTAATTTCTAAAAAGGCAACTTATGGTCAGTCTTTTGATCATTTCACATAGGAACTTAATTTATGAGTAGTTTGGAAAGTACCGGCAGATTAGCTGGAGctctgattttttatttttatttttataaaatggaCTAACTGGATGCTGATCTCCTTTCTTTGGCCGTTCTAGGTTGCTTGGTCTAACAGATAGTTTCTATGATGAGATAAAAAGTTTGCCTTTAGGCGAATCTGTTCCTGAACAATCAGTGAACTTTGAGAACGGCACCGCCGGAATCAAACAACAGAAGAAGCGTAAGGTAATTGCTTAGGGAGATCGCATGTATCTTCAGTTTgtttttctttcaaaatctgatgTTCAGGTCTGCTTCAGAGAATTATATATGAACTCTTGCCTCTGCTATGATGTAGTGATTGCCTTAAACATATATAAAGCTTGTGCATTCCCGTGTAGTTGATGAGCAATCTAGTCTAGGGAATGCATGAAATGTTGATATTCTGGTATGGGCACTTATTATCTTGTTTGTTACTCAGCTCAATGATTTAATTGGAAGGAAATTGTTGGCTTGTGAGTTCTCTGGTTATTTTCAAGGCTTCACAACCTCTGCTCCTCCCGAGTATAGTGTGTATAATGAACAACACAATTTTAGTCGCAGTTAAAATTGAGCTTATTTGTAGTAGTGGTTCATATTTTGATCTATATCTTTTGTACATGGACATGCGTTTTATTTTGTGTGGGGAAACTTGCTGGAAATAACTTCTAATATATGTTTGTATTGCAGAGGAGGAATTGAATGACTGCTGGCGTGAGTACATTTTACCCATCAATATAGAGACTTTAAAGTAGGAATGGTTAGAGGTTCCATGGGCTCATGGAAGATGTACAACTTTGTCATGATGTTGAATTTTTGTGTCTTTTATCGCTCCAAAATCTTGGACCATATTTGTTTTTGTAGTCAGCAGTGATGATTGAAGCCGAGATGCATCATTTGAAAGTTTCTTGCTGCAAGGCTGAATTTGGTTCACAAGTATCTTATCTTTTGAAAAGTATGGGGCAGTTGATAGGTACAAATACAATGAAGCCTCTTATGGTTAGTTGTATAATCATCTTCACGAAATCAAAAGGAAATTGTACCTCTTTCTAAGCAATTCTCACCGGTAGGGGAACCAACTCTTTTTGGACGGTCATAGCATATTATATTCAGGGTGCAAACCAATTTTGGGCTTCATTTGCGGTGTAAGCTGTTAATGATGCACGTTTCATCTAAGTGAAAAACTAAGTTTATTGATAGAGGTCATGTCATGAATTTCTTTCTTTTACACGAGAATGAGTATTTAACTCCATTACAATGAGATTCAAGGCCGAAGTTCTGTGCATTGTCGAGGTCTGAACCTTTATCTTCCTGCGATTATTTTCAGAAGTAATTTGGAGATGTCAGTGTTTTCTGTGCTCATATGATTGCAACAAGTGTTTTGGTTACTGAAAACATTTCAAAAGGATAGAAAGACTAGTACTGCTTAAATTCAAGAaccagtgttttttttttttttttgtaataatcAGCAAATTTTGTATGGTTTTTAAAAGTGCTTGGAGATGGAAAGCTACAAATGCCAATACAAGAGCATGAACTAATCTCAATATCTCCAGATGGATGTTCAGAATCAACCTATTGAGGTTCTATATCTTTGATCAAAGTCATGAATCTTGTTAGTATATGAAGTTTTCAACGGAAAGCTGTAAAATACTTGCTCTTTTTCATAAAACAACCAAAATCTACAGGTTAAGGATGATTATCAAGACGTTAGATCTACTCTTCTATCCTTGTGACATATCTATATTTTACTTTTCCGTTGAGAAAGGAGCTTCTTTGGAACATATGACAAAAGTGAGTTTGAATAATTCGATAGCATGAATTGAGGAGAATTTAGGTTCCTTTTTTGCGTAATAAATTATGTAGCATTCATTGGCTTGCTATAAACGTTGGGCGTGAGTAATTACTGTCTTTCAAGTGTAACTCTCCAACAGAATAGCTAGAAACCTCTATCAAAGTTCCTGCTTAGTAAACTGTTCGATATTTATCATGCTTGAATTTAAGATTATGACAGATCGACATTCTTGCCATTCGGCAGAAAAATAGAATTAGAGATGTTTGCCTTGTATAACTTGTTTCAGTCCAGTGAAGCATTCACTGAAAGAACAGAATAGGAGAACTGGAATTACACAACTTATTTCGCCACTTGATAAGCCTACCTAAAGGCTTTTTCACAAATGACTATGCAGAAGTTATATTTTTGAATATTCTGCCTACCCAAAAAAGAACGAACAACTGTTCTTCTGCATGCAAACCTCAGTAACATATCCACCAATTTAATTTCTTTAACCCACCTAAGGCATGTCATAGTAAGACCCCTTTGGTATTGTAATCCACTAGTAATGCCAAGACAGTCTTAACATTACAAGTACACTCCAGAATACGTGCTTGTGGTGATTAACAATATCTTAGCCTATGATGACAACCAGTGGAAGGATTAGTCAAAGTCACCGTGATATTGTCAAAGCCATTTCGCGGTAGGCTACACCGTATGATCAGGGAAGAGTGTATCTTGGTAAATGGAGATTATAGACTCTTCTGGACCAATGCCTTTCCAAGATGATGACTATTATATCCAGAATCTCCGTAGAAGAACATCAGTTGCAATGATTTAAATGAGTCACAGTTCTGTGTCCCGCTTCTGAGTCTGTGGAATGTTATACATGATAAGACCAATGAGAAGGACAGCACTGCCGAGAAGGAAAAAAGGGCTCAGACTTGAACCTTCCGGGAGATATGGCAGTGGCATGGAGAGAAGATACATCGATAAAGGCACTAcataagaaaaaaggaaaaagaatctGGTTGGTCATAGGACTGCATAAAATTCAAATGTAACCAACACCTCTAAGTATAGTGTTGAGACTGTCTCTGAGAGAGGGAAGAGCGAACCTGATGATATCACAAGAAGGGATGAAACCACAGCAGTTGAAATCTTCACAAGATTGAGTATTGATATGTTGAAAGCAATATTTGTAAATATGTAAAGAAGGGGTAGCAACGGCGCTCCTTCACAACCTGACAAATAGAAGGTGCCAAAAGGACAGTTAGTAAAACTCATCAATCCATAACTTAGGCAAAAAAAATGCTTCTAACTTGATAATTCATTTattgagaggaaaaaaaaacatGTCTTCACATCTATTATAAGAAAAGACATTAAAATTTTGTTCAGCTACTAGCTTCTGCGATGATTGCATCTTAACTGCTGAAACTAATATATACTCGTGACATGAACATATGACAGCAGTAAATGGCCAATTAGATCAAATTGCCAGAAAATTGTGCTGTCATTCTTGTTGAGATTTCTGTTCATTCTTAAGAGACATGTACTAATATGGCAGACAACTACGCACGCTACTAGCTTATATTTCCAGATTACCTAATGAACAAGATTTTTGAGTCGCAACCAACAGTAAATTTTTAAAACCAGCTTCTGTGCTTGGTTTTTATTATTCCGGTACCTCCCAGTTCTACAGATATTTTAACAATGAAAGAGCAATATAGTAACAACTAACAAGTACATAAATTCATGCTATCCAAAAAATTTCCACCCTTTTTTCTGATGGGTGCATATATACCCTTGAAACCTCTATGTGATTAACTAAGGAAAGCGGTGCCTATTTTAACTTGTAAGCAACACTTTACTGCCAAAATATTCTATGTTCGAATCtttttctcccccccccccccgccagctcccttaaaaattaaaattaaggtCCTCAGATGGATTGCAGACGCCACGAAAATATGTTAACTATAGAAGATCAAGACCTTCACCAGCTCACTTTGTAAAAGCTGAAATGATGCATATTTTTCGTTTCTGCAAGCCACACAGAAGTCAAGAGAATAGAGATTGCACCTGAAATATTGTTCCCTATGTTGAAGAAGCAACCAGCACCGCTCTTAAGAAATGAAGGGAGCTCAGAAAATGGTATGCCTTTCAGGTTTGAAAGAAAAGGCAGAAAAAGGAGAACAAAAAGAGCCTACAAATAAAACAGATATTACAAAAAGCAACATTCAGAATACAGCATTGCTGAACAGTCAACAGATCAACTCACtctctgaatatatatatatatataatatatatatatatatatatatttgtgtgtgtaACATACATGTATATAAAAACCAATTCTCTACCAAAGTATCCATAGTCAATAGAGTGCAAGGTCATTCTAACAACTACTATTGATTCTGCAATTACACTTCAGCAATAGCATAAATTGCAAATAGAAGAGCATAAAGGGTTAGAGTGGCTTGCAAATCCATGAAAAACATCTCAGGAccaatcaaaattagaaagagaTTTTGCATACTGTACTGCAATCTTTTGAACATTTCTTCTCTCTATCAGTAAAACCATTGGGCGTGAGCTCTGAATAGCTGCAAATGAAACTTCAGCGAGAGAACGAGATTTCACGGCAAAAAGTATTTTTTATCTTCCACTTGACGGCTGGAATAGAAGAAATGGTGCTGAGCGTGATTACAATTAAGTCCATACAAAAGCCAGCAGTTGGTATTTAATTCCACTCGACTAATGGAATTGAATAAATGGTGCCGGATATGAATACTACTACGTCAACAGAAGAGTCAGTAATTAGCATTTGACTCAGGCTAATTAAATCAGTACTATGTAAGCATTCAACTCTGAATAACCCTGAAGAACAGAGTTTTAGGAACCAAAAGTAAGTGTATCAAAATTTCTCTTGCTCATTCCATATACCTGGAATCCAGATCCAAAAGAATTGACGACAAAAATATCAAGCGCCTTCCCCTGTATAAATTGAAGATTTATCAGGATTATGCATAACACATTACCAACAGAATTGAGAAGATATCGGTAGAGTATCTTTAATGCACTCCATACTCAAAGCTAAGTGAAGGCATAGTAAAAGCTCTGTAAAAGAGATATGTACCTTGAGTCGGCTAGCAGCATCAATAAAAACGAACTCCTACACATTCAAAGTCCTTAAAATGATTATTTAAGCATCCAGGCTGCTATTGGTATACCTTGATTTATTGAATACCTTAATAACAGAAGCAGCGGCTTGGAATGCGCTCGAAGCTACCATCAACACTggccaaacaaatgcaattcCTGCCAGCATCTGATTGGAGTCTGATCCACTGCATTCCACAATCACAAGAGCCAAGGTAAATAAAAGCAGAATAACAGACAGAAACTATGAGCTGCTTGATCACGCAGAAGCAACTTCCTAGCCCTATCTATAACAGTTTATCTGCCAAAAGGTCCAGCCATAGGAAGTAGCTAAGtaaagggaaaaaaagaaaaagaaatatatTACAAGCTCTGCCTGTTCCTAAACTACTTTGTCAATAGAAGTAAAATATTGTAGGTTTCCTTGTAGCTTTATGAATAAGAATGGGAGATTGGAGTTCAATAGACCTAAGAACTGTAATTCAGTTATTGATCTTGGAAGGGTGAAAAGTTGGAGAGGATTCTGGCAGCTAGCGAATTGGCAAAGCCTCAGTTACACACCTGAAGTACCAGTGTGGCTCATACCAAGGCTAGTAGTGTGGAATTTAGGATATTATACAATCAATAGGAACATAGGCAACTAAGCACTGACATAATGTAATTAAAAAGAAGTAGATCAAGTCTTATTGTAAACAAAAAGTAGAGTAAGGGAGGTGTTCCTCTGGCACTCATATGGACAACATGGCAGGAAAGAAACCGCACACCATTTAAAGGGGTTGAAATCACTCCAGCACATACTAGAggaattttgttttatttgtatttttgcaaatttttggAACTAGTATGAGATTTTGATTAGTATAGATTATTGGTTACAT
Coding sequences:
- the LOC132627650 gene encoding uncharacterized protein LOC132627650, translated to MAEPNTSLATSERISRQAPQLVTVLKEMKQGLDTVSSKIQALTAKVKADHFPTADGISYLETKHLLLLNYCQSLVYYLLRKAKGLSIEGHPVVRSLVEIRLFLEKIRPIDKKLQYQIQKLTRDTDTASEKSVISEKGTDTQKEDLLKYRPKPDMLVGKRPPAEDNVYRPPKFAPAIIAEEKMSKQERNSLRREKEKMRNAEQSPYMRDLLNDLEGKPEEVREAVGTESRELTRYMGQMEERARIEEDEFTRAPLTKLEKKKMKHLKKSRNGLLGLTDSFYDEIKSLPLGESVPEQSVNFENGTAGIKQQKKRKRRN